One Bacillota bacterium DNA window includes the following coding sequences:
- a CDS encoding 4Fe-4S dicluster domain-containing protein produces MKVFMIDPNKCSGCHLCELACSFNKHSVFNRELSNIRIQTKEDILLHVPVKCMQCEESPCINACVAQALYKDESTGAILCDQNKCIGCKACVIACPFGCISVMRTAYKAEISLCDLCEGDPECVKACRQKALSYADESKINREKRERTFTKVVNQ; encoded by the coding sequence ATGAAAGTCTTCATGATTGACCCAAACAAATGTAGTGGTTGCCATTTGTGCGAACTCGCTTGTTCCTTTAATAAACACAGTGTATTTAATCGAGAACTTTCGAATATACGGATCCAAACCAAAGAGGATATTCTTCTACATGTTCCAGTAAAGTGTATGCAATGCGAGGAGTCTCCTTGTATAAACGCCTGTGTAGCTCAGGCATTGTACAAGGACGAAAGTACTGGTGCAATTTTGTGTGACCAAAACAAATGCATCGGCTGCAAGGCATGTGTTATTGCCTGTCCCTTCGGCTGCATTTCAGTCATGAGGACGGCTTACAAAGCCGAGATTAGCCTGTGTGACCTCTGTGAAGGCGATCCGGAATGCGTTAAGGCCTGCCGTCAAAAAGCCCTTTCATATGCAGATGAAAGCAAGATTAACCGTGAAAAACGGGAACGGACCTTCACCAAGGTTGTAAATCAATAG
- a CDS encoding flavodoxin family protein: protein MSVLRYVGISSSPRHANTEVMVRTALEEAKAVTEAAGYEVETTLISFAGKKIQPCINCDGCVRKLSYCILKDDWLDIVKHVVDPVPNGLILGSPVYFYNVNSAMRAFMERWTSLVKGIWHPEFPYPVPDWTRTAAGAVAVGYDRNGGQEMALSNMVNFLLLNQFVVVAPGHGGGYIGAGGWQMGLPGAEKDAVLKDEEGLRQSTILGKRIAETAMRLNK, encoded by the coding sequence GTGTCAGTACTTCGTTATGTGGGTATAAGCTCCAGCCCTCGGCATGCTAACACCGAGGTAATGGTAAGAACGGCCCTTGAGGAAGCCAAGGCTGTAACCGAAGCTGCAGGCTATGAAGTGGAGACTACTCTTATTTCCTTCGCCGGTAAAAAAATACAACCATGTATTAATTGTGATGGCTGCGTTCGCAAGCTTTCCTACTGCATCCTAAAAGATGACTGGCTCGATATTGTAAAACATGTTGTTGACCCTGTACCTAACGGGTTGATTCTAGGTTCACCGGTGTACTTTTACAATGTTAACTCAGCCATGCGGGCTTTTATGGAAAGATGGACATCCTTGGTAAAGGGAATCTGGCATCCTGAATTTCCATATCCGGTACCCGATTGGACTCGCACGGCTGCCGGAGCTGTTGCCGTGGGCTATGACCGCAACGGCGGCCAAGAAATGGCTTTATCTAATATGGTAAATTTCTTGCTCCTTAACCAGTTTGTGGTGGTTGCGCCCGGGCACGGCGGTGGCTATATAGGTGCCGGCGGTTGGCAAATGGGTCTTCCGGGAGCGGAAAAAGACGCTGTTCTTAAGGACGAAGAAGGCCTGCGCCAGAGCACAATTTTGGGAAAACGTATAGCTGAAACAGCTATGCGTCTGAACAAGTAG
- a CDS encoding MoaD/ThiS family protein, translating to MAIVRFTLPFSRIAGATQVKIEAATVGELCQRLIERYGPEMTVLLDDNGEVSRRVVFMVNRRNIHTLHYQGELLLDDNTEVLIMPHIIGG from the coding sequence TTGGCAATTGTAAGGTTTACCCTTCCGTTTAGTAGAATTGCCGGCGCGACTCAGGTAAAAATAGAAGCTGCCACGGTGGGTGAGCTGTGTCAGCGATTAATTGAACGCTATGGTCCGGAAATGACCGTATTGTTGGACGACAATGGTGAGGTATCAAGGCGTGTAGTTTTCATGGTGAACCGCAGAAACATTCATACCTTACACTATCAGGGGGAGTTGCTTCTTGACGACAATACAGAAGTATTAATCATGCCCCACATTATTGGAGGTTAG
- a CDS encoding 4Fe-4S dicluster domain-containing protein → MPQICRNCEDAPCLDACPAGAIIRRKVDRYVVLEEERCVHCNMCIMVCPFGAIVESDNKDHNIKHDLYKEEIQGRAELYSINAVAFGRVELYLARKRKRSARLLLGKSRCEDKCKQ, encoded by the coding sequence ATGCCACAGATTTGCCGAAACTGTGAAGATGCACCTTGCCTAGATGCTTGTCCAGCCGGGGCCATTATTCGCCGTAAAGTTGACCGTTATGTTGTTTTGGAAGAAGAACGATGTGTTCACTGTAACATGTGTATTATGGTTTGTCCCTTCGGGGCGATTGTTGAATCTGATAACAAAGACCATAATATCAAACACGACCTCTACAAAGAGGAGATACAAGGCCGTGCAGAGCTTTATTCCATAAATGCTGTTGCCTTTGGTCGCGTCGAGCTGTATTTAGCCAGGAAAAGAAAAAGAAGCGCCCGTTTGTTGTTGGGCAAGAGTAGGTGTGAGGACAAATGCAAACAGTGA
- a CDS encoding FAD-dependent oxidoreductase: MQTVILGSGTAAKSAFTTLLERVCPQEKVILVTKEKDLFYSRVLLPDYIADHISLQRLHLVPDEIPEDRAVIKRNTEAIGLEPERRLIHLSNKEKLVYDKLLIATGAAPTPWTDGNGLPEGVFYLRDLEDAEQIRRRAAKAGECVVLGGGLVSLKAAWALNQLGLTVKLLVSSSRLLSQISDALISQWVYNLFSNHGVDIELSAPATSFLTDAKGLRAVKLADGRRIPAQLAVVGKGVCPNLGFAKGTSLRYDRGIIVDQYMKTSVPDIYAAGDVAQVKDLLSGGNGMFTLWPEATVQGRIAANSILGFCEKAHTGALSMNSVVFYGVPFIMVGKVKEKDIQGLDVYKHVDLENKVYRKIVCANGRLVGAVFGGNVTYAGMVYWDIKSQRQINSPEDYLSLEGLSKVYHSRGSEL, translated from the coding sequence ATGCAAACAGTGATTCTCGGCAGCGGCACGGCAGCAAAGAGCGCTTTTACGACCCTGCTGGAACGTGTTTGCCCACAGGAAAAAGTAATACTTGTTACCAAAGAAAAAGATCTCTTTTATTCACGGGTATTGCTGCCTGATTATATTGCCGACCATATTTCCCTACAGCGGCTGCATCTGGTTCCGGATGAAATACCGGAGGACAGGGCAGTCATCAAGAGAAATACGGAGGCAATAGGTCTTGAACCTGAACGAAGACTTATCCACCTCTCCAACAAAGAAAAACTTGTGTATGACAAGCTGCTTATTGCTACCGGCGCGGCACCTACACCATGGACGGACGGTAATGGACTGCCGGAGGGTGTTTTTTACCTTCGTGACCTCGAAGATGCTGAACAGATCAGAAGAAGAGCTGCAAAGGCAGGAGAATGTGTTGTCTTAGGCGGCGGCTTGGTTAGCCTTAAGGCTGCTTGGGCTTTGAACCAACTGGGCTTAACAGTTAAGTTGTTGGTAAGTTCATCTAGACTGCTTTCTCAGATCAGTGATGCTTTGATTTCTCAGTGGGTCTACAACTTATTCAGTAACCACGGTGTAGATATTGAGCTTTCGGCTCCAGCGACCAGTTTTTTAACAGACGCAAAGGGCTTAAGGGCTGTTAAGCTGGCCGACGGCAGACGCATACCGGCCCAACTGGCGGTGGTAGGCAAGGGTGTTTGTCCGAACCTGGGTTTTGCCAAGGGTACCTCCTTACGTTACGACAGAGGAATTATTGTGGATCAGTACATGAAGACTTCTGTGCCGGATATTTATGCTGCCGGTGATGTTGCTCAGGTAAAAGATCTTCTCAGCGGTGGGAACGGCATGTTTACTCTTTGGCCTGAGGCAACGGTTCAAGGACGGATCGCGGCCAATAGTATTCTGGGTTTCTGTGAGAAAGCTCATACAGGGGCTTTAAGTATGAATTCGGTGGTTTTTTACGGCGTTCCTTTTATTATGGTGGGCAAAGTAAAGGAAAAGGACATTCAAGGCCTAGATGTTTATAAACATGTCGATTTAGAAAATAAGGTTTACCGGAAAATCGTATGTGCTAACGGCAGACTCGTAGGGGCTGTTTTCGGCGGCAACGTTACTTATGCCGGAATGGTTTATTGGGATATAAAATCACAGCGTCAAATAAACTCACCGGAAGACTATTTGTCCTTGGAAGGACTTAGCAAGGTGTATCACAGCCGCGGGTCTGAGCTGTAA